The genomic stretch CAGCAGTGCCCGCGCCctggcctcgccggccgccgccgccatggggaTCGGGGCACGCGCGGAGCCGCGGATCGGAAGGCCGGCGCGCGGTGGGGAGGCAGGGTTCGGGAGCTGGGATCTgagacggcggcggggggcgaggGTTTgcgcggcgggagggaggggaaggtaAGGGAGGGAAGAAGACGAGGGAAAAGTGGCACAATCCGTGCCGTtcgttcattttttttaaattttataCAGCATCAATTATGCAAGTATACATTCTCAATCAATGGTCCAAATGGGATATTGTGTAACTATGAAGACTGCCAATCTACTGTGGGTTTCTATTCCTCCGTTTTCTTCGAGAGCGAGCAAACGGATCGACCCATGTTCTGTCTTCCCTTGCGGCCCGGTCCCAGCGCTTCTGGAAATCACGAAGCTCAGATCGTGATTTTCTCCGGATCTGCAAAGTTGAAACAAAATTATGACAATCTGTACTACGATCATTTTAATTCTTGTGGTGTCATTTTTAACTCAAGGGAAATGCAGATTTTACAAGCGAAGTGGCACTGTAGCAgtgggtttttttttcctggagcTCTGAGGTTTCAGATTCCAACTGCATTTTCTCCCGACTGAGGGATGAGTTGACATCTGATACGATGCGCAGCAGCTAAGATCAGTCTCAGTGGATGTTTCATCAAAAGTTTCATAACCATTAAATAACATGCCACATCATTAATTTTGATGACGTGGCAAGGTCATTGTGAGGAGAGAGGTGAGGAAGTTTtatcatatgtgagaggagATTCATCATATGTGCACGGTTACCAAGTTCTCGGTCTTATTAACTATGTcatgaaactgtgcactaagACTTGCTTGGTTTGTTAGCTCACCTTTGTTCGCATGTCGAGGCCTGCTGCCCTCCCCTGGTTACAGATTATAACACAAGAGTTATGCAGAGGTCACATAAGAAAACGCAGCATTACGATGTCATGCACAAAGAACATACTCTTGTCTTTTGCACTTGAGCATCTTTCTGACGGAGTTGCTGAGCTTTTTTGCCTCGAGTGCCATCCTTCCAgaattcaaaaggaaaaaatacaGGAAACATTCAACATTACTTTGCACATGAACAAAGAAAATTCATACCATACAAGATGTGAAGGTGCAGATACAATAAGGAATATCAGAAGAAAGTCCTATGGCAATATTTTAATGCACTTTCCACCACCTACCACAAATCACGACAAAGGGCTTTTATTGTCTCCTTAAAAGACTTGATTATGAAAGGAGTATATGAATTATGCAAACAAGTGCGCTCAAACTGTTATTCTCAAGAACAGATAAAAGCTTTGTGTGTTGTTTCATTACATGGTGCAGCTCAAATTTGGAGTGTGCTGAAATATATTGCTATGATGTATTGTTCTTATATAAGTAACAAATATTGTGAATGTGTGTTTTAAAGAGACATCAAGGTTCCAACTTGCAACACTAAAACAGAAGTTTCCACAAACCTTTGTCGTTGTCGAACCTCCTAATGTCTGCACTCCTCGATGAACTATAAATTCACTATCAACTACTCCGATGTTCTTTGTCCTGTCACCCTGAAAGCAGTAtaagaaaaaacaagttatattTAGAGTGTTTGCCAAATAAGAAGAAGATATCTTGGACAATGAGGTCACAAACTCAAAGTTAATATAGTCTGAATTAAAATATGCTAGATGCTTTAGAACATAAATGACTACAGAAGTTTGTATTCTTTTATATCAATTAACCTCGGGCAAAAAAAGATCACTTTCAATAGATTACCACAGAAAAATTATATTGACCACATGAAAAATAGTGCTATATAATTTTCTTGGGAATACTATCATAATTTATAGTTTTCATCATTATGATAACAAATAATTATAAATCGAGAGAAGCCATATGAACAACTTAATCAATAAACACTTTAGATGAAATTAAATTATAAAGCATGCCACAGTTACTCAAACAATATTTAAACATACCTGAGCACAATACCCAAACTTGTAATCGATGCCCCATCCATGGATAAGATCATTCTGTATAAATATAATGTAGATATATCAATAGCTGGAATAATCCACAAAAGTCAACCAGGTCGAAGACAAAAGAGAATATCACACAAAGTACTTTCTTTTTTCGAAAGCAGGTTAATTATATGTCGATGTATCATACTCTTATAGTAATCAAACAGTCAGTTTAAATATGATATATGAATTAATGTGGGCTCTTTCTCCTTCCTGTGCTCCGGACAACTGCAGCAGTGACAACACAAGTAATGACATAAAATGAAAACATATGTAGCATCCACAGTCCAAACTAATCTTAGTTGTGATATTAAAAATCCAGAAATATATTGGGCCAATGATACAAGTAGTTAATACCTATCTAGTATATATTAACTGCTTTTGTAGTCATATTATTTCAGAAAGAAGCAAAATATAGATACTTAATAcattttagaaagaaaaaaaatgtgaagACCTAAGGTATTtcagaaagaaacaaaatgtgAAGAATTAACACTAAGAGAGGTCAGTGTAAGCCCCAAGTTCCAAAATGCACTAGCTTTGCCTGTTTGGGTTTCCGTCCATACTTTTCTCAACATGGTTAACCACAGTTATGTGAGtccaaataccaaccgggactagccATACACATGGACATCTAATCCTATACCATTTTGTACAACCCATGCCCACAACTTATGAACCGCTGAAAGGAAAACGGTCATACTGTGTGGTACAATGGTAAGTTCAAATATGCAAACCTAGTTAAGAAATTATATGAAGACAAAGTCTACCTGAATAAGATGCCACACACATTGCCAAGCAGACTTTGAGAAAACCGGCGCCATGCCCTCAACCCATCTATGGATCAAATAATTATCATGTCATGGACAGCTCTCAATCATATTTGTCGTAAGTGTACTGTGGTTACTAAACAGTAAGACGATACTGGTGTAACCAGATCAAGCAGTAAAAATGTAAAGAGTTAATCATCAAAAGTTTCTGTTGTAGCACAAGAAAGGATTCAAGAAAGAAAATATACCCAGAACAAGGCGGTCCTTCTCTTGAACATTCTTTGTTAGCCCGACTAACTCTTCTATACAAATACACATGCTGTTTGATTTAGTTATGATGTAACCACAAGTTTCCAAAAT from Setaria italica strain Yugu1 chromosome II, Setaria_italica_v2.0, whole genome shotgun sequence encodes the following:
- the LOC101761432 gene encoding uncharacterized protein LOC101761432 isoform X4, giving the protein MLFHYDGNVNGWNDLPWSKSVIHIAASNQTKWWFAKRFLHPSVVSMYQYIFLWDEDLEVDNFNPRRYLNIVKSEGLEISQPGLDSKLSEIHHRITVRKRTGSFHRRVSRANKECSREGPPCSGWVEGMAPVFSKSAWQCVWHLIQNDLIHGWGIDYKFGYCAQGDRTKNIGVVDSEFIVHRGVQTLGGSTTTKDGTRGKKAQQLRQKDAQVQKTRGRAAGLDMRTKMSTHPSVGRKCSWNLKPQSSRKKKPTATVPLRLSGENHDLSFVISRSAGTGPQGKTEHGSIRLLALEENGGIETHSRLAVFIVTQYPIWTID